The following coding sequences lie in one Pseudoalteromonas sp. Scap06 genomic window:
- a CDS encoding acyl-CoA dehydrogenase: MSVFIILLVVVIVVFAIKDIRLNLITRPTFKMFKKVLPPLSQTEREAMEAGDVWWDGELFSGDPDWQKLHNYPRPQLSEKETAFIENQVEALLAMLDDYKIVQKDKDLPKEVWDFLKTEGFFAMIIPEKFGGLEFSAIANSTIVSKIATKSLTAAVTVMVPNSLGPGELLLHYGTTEQQNRWLPSLAKGDDVPCFALTGPEAGSDAGSIPDSGVVCKGEHDGEEVLGLRLNWSKRYITLAPVATVLGLAFKMYDPDGLLGDEKELGITCALIPTDHPGVKTGERHYPLNMAFMNGTTYGEDVFIPLDWIIGGQQGAGRGWRMLVECLSAGRGISLPALSTATGHLAAKMTSAYSVVRQQFGVSIGQFEGVQEGLARIGGLTYALESCRLMTAGAIDLKLSPSVVTAIAKYHMTEMGRTVMNDAMDIHAGKGIQVGPNNYLAHGYMGIPVSITVEGANILTRNLMIFGQGATRCHPFVLKEMEAAAMEDDDAALEQFDGLLMNHIVFAISNASMALIHGLTRSHFAKAPVCGETAAYYKQLGRMSRGLAFTTDVAMLMLGGELKRKEMISARLGDVLSHLYIASTVLKRFEDEGRQQADLPFVKYAIEASLYEIGQAFDGFFKNFSNPVVNFALKRIVFPLGNHYHKPSDTTSQSICEHMTQPGVFRNRLTHLCYIDENAGTGVMENAFLAMHDMQNQFKHLKQWQRKGKVPATFDIEQAIEYALEHELLTKLDAEAMHHANKLRMQAIAVDNFKPEDF, translated from the coding sequence ATGTCAGTATTTATTATATTACTGGTTGTGGTGATCGTGGTATTTGCGATTAAAGATATCCGCCTTAATTTAATTACCCGACCTACTTTTAAAATGTTTAAAAAAGTATTACCGCCATTATCGCAAACAGAGCGAGAAGCCATGGAAGCGGGTGATGTTTGGTGGGATGGCGAGCTATTTAGTGGTGATCCTGATTGGCAAAAATTACACAACTATCCGCGTCCGCAGTTAAGTGAAAAAGAAACTGCATTTATTGAAAATCAGGTTGAAGCGTTATTAGCTATGCTTGATGACTATAAAATAGTACAAAAAGATAAAGACTTACCCAAAGAGGTTTGGGACTTTTTAAAAACCGAAGGGTTTTTTGCAATGATCATCCCAGAAAAATTTGGCGGTCTTGAATTCTCTGCTATTGCTAATTCCACTATAGTGTCAAAAATCGCCACTAAAAGCTTAACCGCCGCCGTGACGGTAATGGTGCCAAACAGCTTAGGACCAGGTGAATTATTACTACACTACGGAACAACTGAGCAACAAAATCGCTGGTTACCTAGTCTTGCAAAAGGCGACGACGTGCCTTGTTTTGCATTAACGGGCCCTGAGGCCGGTTCAGATGCTGGCAGTATTCCTGATTCTGGCGTGGTGTGCAAAGGCGAACATGACGGTGAAGAAGTGTTGGGGCTGCGTTTAAATTGGTCAAAACGTTACATTACCCTTGCGCCTGTGGCGACAGTACTTGGCCTTGCATTTAAAATGTATGACCCAGACGGCTTGTTAGGTGATGAAAAAGAGCTTGGCATTACGTGTGCACTAATACCAACCGATCATCCGGGTGTTAAAACTGGCGAGCGGCATTACCCCCTAAATATGGCGTTTATGAATGGCACAACGTATGGTGAAGATGTATTTATTCCGCTTGATTGGATTATAGGTGGTCAGCAAGGTGCTGGGCGCGGTTGGCGCATGTTGGTTGAGTGTTTAAGTGCAGGGCGTGGTATTTCGTTACCGGCATTAAGTACTGCAACAGGGCATTTAGCGGCTAAAATGACTTCGGCTTACTCTGTTGTTCGCCAACAATTTGGTGTGTCAATTGGTCAATTTGAAGGGGTTCAAGAAGGGTTAGCACGTATTGGTGGTTTAACTTACGCGCTGGAATCGTGCAGGTTAATGACAGCTGGCGCTATTGATTTAAAACTAAGCCCATCGGTAGTGACTGCTATTGCAAAATACCATATGACCGAAATGGGTCGAACGGTTATGAATGATGCAATGGACATTCATGCAGGTAAAGGGATTCAGGTTGGGCCTAATAACTATTTAGCACATGGCTATATGGGTATTCCAGTTTCGATTACGGTTGAGGGTGCTAATATTCTTACCCGTAATTTAATGATATTTGGCCAAGGTGCTACTCGTTGCCATCCGTTTGTATTAAAAGAAATGGAAGCGGCAGCAATGGAAGATGATGACGCCGCACTAGAGCAATTTGATGGCCTACTAATGAACCACATTGTATTTGCCATCAGCAATGCAAGTATGGCTTTAATACATGGCTTAACTCGCAGCCATTTTGCCAAAGCACCTGTATGCGGAGAAACCGCAGCTTACTATAAACAATTAGGGAGAATGAGCCGAGGACTTGCGTTTACAACAGATGTTGCAATGTTGATGTTAGGTGGTGAACTTAAACGCAAAGAAATGATATCGGCACGTTTAGGCGATGTATTAAGTCATTTGTATATTGCTTCTACCGTGTTAAAACGTTTTGAAGATGAAGGGCGTCAGCAAGCTGATTTGCCTTTCGTTAAGTATGCAATAGAGGCATCATTATATGAAATAGGTCAAGCATTTGACGGCTTCTTTAAAAATTTCTCTAACCCGGTGGTTAACTTTGCCCTTAAACGCATTGTGTTTCCGTTAGGCAATCATTATCACAAACCAAGTGATACCACTTCACAAAGTATTTGTGAACACATGACGCAACCAGGCGTGTTTCGAAACAGGCTTACTCATTTGTGCTACATCGATGAGAATGCAGGCACTGGAGTGATGGAAAATGCTTTTTTAGCGATGCACGACATGCAAAATCAATTTAAACATTTAAAGCAGTGGCAACGAAAAGGTAAGGTACCTGCAACTTTTGATATTGAACAAGCTATTGAGTACGCTCTTGAACATGAGTTACTTACTAAATTAGATGCTGAAGCTATGCATCATGCTAATAAATTACGAATGCAGGCTATTGCGGTAGATAATTTTAAACCTGAAGATTTCTAA